From a region of the Coprococcus comes ATCC 27758 genome:
- a CDS encoding winged helix-turn-helix domain-containing protein, giving the protein MILTISDSEEGILNKIKSVLACESTLEVMEITNSEKLTFQGLEIDQLQRSVIKDGKVVELTRHEYDLLFYLALSPNRVFTKEQIYQHIYEDVESEVDNRVYGLVKNLRKKIEENPEEPHYIETIRGVGYRFRA; this is encoded by the coding sequence ATGATTCTTACCATTTCTGATTCCGAAGAGGGAATCCTGAATAAAATTAAATCAGTTCTAGCCTGCGAAAGTACGTTAGAAGTTATGGAGATTACAAATTCTGAAAAGTTGACATTCCAAGGTTTGGAAATAGACCAGCTTCAGCGGAGCGTAATCAAAGATGGTAAGGTTGTGGAACTTACCAGACATGAATATGACCTGCTTTTTTATCTGGCCTTATCCCCCAATCGGGTATTTACAAAAGAACAGATTTACCAGCATATTTATGAGGATGTGGAGTCAGAAGTGGATAACCGTGTCTATGGGTTAGTCAAGAATCTGAGAAAGAAAATAGAAGAAAATCCGGAAGAACCGCACTACATAGAAACGATACGTGGTGTAGGCTACCGTTTTCGGGCATAA
- a CDS encoding ABC transporter ATP-binding protein, translating to MSIRIDDLTVTFKNGVTAVDHVDLEIPHGIFGLLGENGAGKTTLMRVLTTVLAPTSGKVLLDGTLYCEANYEKIQKKIGYLPQEIDLYPSLTVRECLEYMGDLAGIEKRESKKRIDYYLEKTSLADHQKKKMRQLSGGMKRRVGLVQALLHEPDFLIVDEPTTGLDPEERIRIRNLLVDFAEERTVLFSTHVVEDLMATCNQLAVMKKGRFLYTGTMRELLNKARGHVWECCTEDESLARELERKYHISSKQYTEEGIRLRLLGENMPSESGCIACDVTLEDAYIYVTNR from the coding sequence ATGAGTATAAGAATAGACGATTTAACAGTAACATTTAAAAATGGAGTGACAGCGGTAGATCATGTGGATCTGGAAATCCCACATGGGATATTTGGTCTGTTAGGTGAAAATGGTGCAGGAAAAACAACGTTGATGCGGGTGCTTACAACGGTGCTTGCACCCACAAGTGGAAAAGTTCTGTTAGATGGTACGCTATATTGCGAAGCAAATTACGAAAAGATACAGAAAAAGATTGGGTATCTGCCACAGGAAATTGATCTGTATCCGTCTTTGACTGTTCGAGAATGTCTGGAGTATATGGGAGATCTGGCTGGAATTGAGAAAAGAGAAAGCAAGAAAAGGATTGATTACTATCTGGAGAAGACCAGTCTTGCAGACCATCAGAAAAAGAAAATGCGGCAGCTTTCAGGTGGAATGAAGCGAAGAGTTGGATTAGTGCAGGCATTACTCCATGAGCCGGATTTTTTAATTGTGGATGAACCAACAACAGGGCTCGATCCGGAGGAACGCATCCGTATCCGTAATTTACTGGTAGATTTTGCAGAAGAACGCACCGTATTATTTTCAACGCATGTGGTGGAGGATCTGATGGCAACCTGTAATCAGCTTGCGGTTATGAAAAAAGGTAGATTCCTTTATACAGGAACAATGAGGGAATTATTGAATAAGGCAAGAGGGCATGTATGGGAATGCTGTACAGAGGACGAAAGCCTTGCAAGAGAATTAGAAAGAAAATATCATATTTCCAGTAAGCAGTATACGGAGGAAGGAATTAGATTAAGACTGTTAGGGGAGAATATGCCGTCAGAAAGTGGATGTATAGCTTGTGACGTAACTTTGGAAGATGCATATATCTATGTAACCAATCGATAA
- a CDS encoding AAA family ATPase: MANNIVATWGFKRKLPEPFEDYTDHAIFDDIASKYCTQPRKKSTLHAATLRAVLAYLELENPVGSTPPEKLGAVGTQSNNFVVAEYPSKTGDLQVVVYNQLNGKFYGGCYTPPPDVESTPEKYEFKDSKQSGAALLFALMPVFLADEECNEKYQELKAHRDNGYPDLDAAAETAAVLCDNIYRRTRYASGLPTGGVKIDLPANGVLSLIKPLNIQKGVYAPTEVLHGDFQVLRPGSGFKKAQAAISRDDFVGKFILTASRRLSPEEEVSVPTLAEWYIIPPEIKRICEHAKLTTDTTQPMRNFLLRGPAGTGKTEGAKAIASALHLPYRCITCSANTEVFDLLGQILPDVDGKRTRLQRQYPSFQEIQLDPSGAYQKLTGNYDEEISAEDTYQKLIDTIFDEMHSYYKEHTSGQNFQYVDTPLVEAIRYGYILEIQEPTVIANPGVLVGLNSLLDRCNSVYLPNGETIHRHPDTTIVITTNNDYAGCKQMNQSVISRMNLVIDLDEPDEDTQVERAMAVTGCKDAKTVRLMTRIVKSMAVYCRENLITDGCCGMRELISWVQSYMVCGDIREAARYTVLASASADAENRTEVEESCLDTVLAA, from the coding sequence ATGGCAAATAACATCGTAGCAACCTGGGGGTTCAAACGCAAACTCCCGGAACCATTTGAGGATTATACGGACCATGCAATCTTTGATGACATTGCATCCAAATACTGTACTCAGCCACGGAAAAAATCCACGCTTCATGCAGCTACCCTGCGGGCAGTCCTTGCTTATCTGGAGCTGGAAAACCCGGTTGGCAGTACCCCGCCGGAAAAGCTTGGGGCGGTCGGTACCCAATCCAACAATTTTGTTGTGGCGGAATATCCGAGCAAAACCGGTGATCTTCAGGTGGTTGTCTACAACCAGCTAAACGGAAAGTTTTACGGAGGCTGCTATACTCCTCCGCCGGATGTGGAAAGCACACCGGAAAAATACGAATTTAAAGACTCCAAACAGTCCGGTGCGGCTCTGCTGTTCGCACTGATGCCGGTTTTTCTGGCAGATGAAGAGTGTAATGAAAAGTATCAGGAATTAAAAGCGCACCGGGACAACGGTTATCCCGATCTGGACGCCGCTGCGGAAACAGCAGCCGTTCTCTGCGACAACATTTACCGGAGAACCCGCTATGCATCAGGTCTCCCGACTGGTGGTGTTAAGATTGACCTTCCGGCAAACGGCGTATTGTCGCTGATCAAACCGTTAAATATCCAGAAGGGGGTCTATGCACCAACCGAAGTGCTCCATGGAGACTTTCAGGTGTTACGTCCAGGAAGTGGATTTAAGAAAGCACAGGCAGCCATTTCCAGAGATGATTTTGTTGGGAAATTTATCCTGACCGCATCCCGAAGGCTGTCTCCGGAAGAGGAGGTATCTGTTCCGACATTGGCAGAGTGGTACATCATCCCTCCGGAAATCAAACGGATCTGCGAACACGCAAAACTGACAACGGATACCACACAGCCGATGCGGAATTTTCTTTTACGGGGACCGGCAGGTACCGGAAAGACCGAAGGAGCCAAAGCCATTGCTTCCGCACTTCACCTTCCTTACCGCTGCATTACCTGTTCCGCAAATACAGAGGTATTCGACCTTTTAGGTCAGATTCTTCCGGATGTGGACGGAAAACGCACCCGGCTTCAGCGGCAGTACCCGTCTTTTCAGGAAATCCAGTTAGATCCCTCCGGTGCCTATCAGAAGCTGACCGGAAACTATGATGAAGAAATTTCTGCCGAGGACACCTACCAGAAGCTGATCGATACGATTTTTGATGAAATGCACAGCTATTATAAGGAACACACCTCCGGACAGAACTTCCAGTATGTGGATACGCCTCTAGTCGAAGCCATCCGCTATGGGTATATTCTTGAGATACAGGAGCCTACGGTCATTGCTAATCCCGGTGTACTGGTTGGACTTAACTCCCTTTTAGACCGCTGTAACAGCGTATATCTTCCAAACGGAGAAACCATCCACCGTCATCCGGATACGACCATCGTAATCACCACAAACAATGACTATGCAGGCTGTAAACAGATGAACCAGTCTGTCATTTCCCGAATGAACCTTGTGATTGATCTGGATGAACCGGATGAGGATACACAGGTAGAACGTGCCATGGCTGTTACCGGATGCAAGGATGCAAAAACGGTACGTCTGATGACACGCATTGTCAAATCCATGGCTGTCTACTGCCGGGAAAATCTCATTACAGATGGCTGCTGTGGCATGAGGGAGCTGATTTCCTGGGTGCAGTCCTACATGGTCTGCGGGGATATCCGGGAAGCGGCCCGTTACACGGTGCTTGCCTCTGCCTCTGCCGATGCTGAGAACCGTACGGAAGTGGAAGAAAGCTGTCTGGATACTGTGCTTGCTGCGTAG
- a CDS encoding ABC transporter ATP-binding protein codes for MKALSELLLSTNGLTKQYGHHKAVDKVNLHIKKGAIYGFIGRNGAGKTTCLKMISGLARPTAGEIEMFGCKGKELERIRSRVGCLIEAPGLYGNMNAYTNLKIKCELFGIRKKGYIEDILETVGLEGVGKKKTKHFSLGMKQRLGIGLALVGEPDLLVLDEPINGLDPQGIAEVRDTIQRLRDERNMTILISSHILEELSKIATDYGIIHNGSLLQELTSEELMKRCSERIEIELIHPEQAVPILDRMGFTNYQVTDKSHIHIFERLNESANVNMELAKAGILVNGISITSEELETYFLNLTGGNQNA; via the coding sequence ATGAAAGCATTGAGTGAATTGTTATTAAGTACAAATGGATTGACGAAGCAGTATGGTCATCATAAGGCAGTGGATAAAGTAAACCTTCACATAAAAAAGGGTGCTATCTATGGATTTATCGGACGGAACGGTGCGGGAAAGACGACTTGCCTGAAGATGATCAGTGGACTTGCAAGACCGACAGCCGGAGAGATTGAGATGTTCGGGTGTAAAGGAAAAGAACTGGAGAGGATTCGTTCTCGTGTGGGGTGTCTGATTGAAGCACCGGGGCTGTATGGCAACATGAATGCATATACAAACCTGAAAATAAAATGTGAATTGTTTGGTATTCGGAAAAAGGGATACATCGAAGATATCTTAGAGACGGTCGGACTGGAAGGTGTCGGAAAGAAAAAAACGAAACATTTTTCCCTTGGAATGAAGCAGCGTCTCGGAATCGGGCTGGCACTGGTCGGGGAGCCGGATCTCCTGGTCCTTGATGAACCGATCAATGGGCTTGATCCCCAGGGAATTGCAGAGGTGCGTGATACCATACAGAGACTGCGAGATGAACGGAATATGACGATTTTGATATCCAGTCATATTTTAGAGGAATTATCTAAGATTGCAACGGATTATGGAATTATCCATAATGGAAGTCTTCTGCAGGAGCTGACAAGCGAAGAACTGATGAAACGCTGCAGTGAACGGATTGAAATAGAGTTAATCCATCCGGAGCAGGCAGTCCCGATTCTGGACAGAATGGGATTTACCAACTATCAGGTTACAGATAAGAGCCATATCCATATATTTGAACGATTGAATGAAAGCGCCAATGTCAATATGGAACTGGCAAAAGCAGGAATTTTGGTCAATGGAATTTCCATTACCAGTGAAGAACTGGAAACCTATTTCTTGAATCTGACAGGAGGGAATCAAAATGCTTAA
- a CDS encoding response regulator transcription factor gives MRKMEQKNRILIVEDDTDINNLLYTALQKAGYETVQAFSGTEARMLFQMDKAGFSLILLDLMLPGISGEEVLAQIRKQGNTPVIVLTAKDGLDEKIGLLTSGADDYITKPFEIQEVLARIQVQLRHMQQEPEHKSVSYKNLELDRERFEVRIAGVLLPKITKQEFAILELLLEHPKQVFSKEEIFEYAWDEHYMGETKTLDVHISNIRKKIKAVTQEEYIDTVWGIGYRLHS, from the coding sequence ATGAGAAAAATGGAGCAGAAAAACAGAATTCTGATTGTAGAAGACGATACGGATATCAATAATCTTTTATATACGGCATTACAGAAAGCAGGGTATGAGACGGTACAGGCTTTTTCCGGGACGGAAGCGAGGATGCTGTTCCAGATGGATAAGGCGGGCTTTTCTTTGATTCTATTGGATCTGATGCTTCCGGGAATTTCAGGAGAAGAGGTGCTTGCCCAGATTCGGAAACAGGGCAATACGCCGGTTATTGTCCTGACAGCCAAAGACGGATTGGATGAAAAAATCGGGCTTCTTACCAGTGGGGCAGATGATTACATTACAAAACCGTTTGAGATACAGGAGGTGCTTGCCCGGATTCAGGTTCAGCTCCGCCATATGCAGCAGGAGCCGGAACATAAAAGCGTGTCATATAAAAACCTGGAACTGGACCGTGAGCGCTTTGAAGTCCGGATTGCCGGAGTGCTGCTTCCCAAAATTACAAAGCAGGAATTTGCAATTCTGGAGCTTTTACTGGAGCATCCGAAACAGGTCTTCAGCAAAGAAGAGATTTTTGAATATGCGTGGGATGAACACTATATGGGAGAGACAAAGACACTGGATGTACATATCAGCAATATCCGGAAAAAGATAAAAGCAGTAACGCAGGAGGAATATATTGATACCGTATGGGGAATCGGCTACCGTCTGCATTCTTAA
- a CDS encoding AbrB/MazE/SpoVT family DNA-binding domain-containing protein: protein MNIALIRTMDSQGRIVIPAEIRKQMKLSDGDALELENVGMELLLRKCPTHLNGKEEMASYLSVLYSVIHCGIAICSEAHILVSAGIYLPEGTPVTEELAELVADGQELISAENCPVYPVSNTRQPVCAFFPILREDREPLALLLCSRTGQHLSEMELGCAKLVAAVIANKIK, encoded by the coding sequence ATGAATATTGCACTCATCCGGACCATGGACTCTCAGGGGCGTATCGTCATCCCTGCAGAAATCCGGAAACAAATGAAGCTCTCAGACGGAGATGCACTGGAACTGGAAAATGTGGGAATGGAGCTGCTTTTACGCAAATGCCCTACCCACTTAAACGGAAAAGAGGAAATGGCTTCCTATCTTTCCGTCCTCTACAGTGTCATCCACTGTGGTATCGCAATTTGCAGTGAGGCTCACATACTCGTATCTGCGGGCATCTATCTTCCGGAAGGCACTCCCGTTACAGAAGAACTCGCCGAATTGGTTGCGGACGGCCAGGAACTGATCTCTGCTGAGAACTGCCCTGTCTACCCGGTATCCAACACCCGTCAACCGGTTTGTGCTTTTTTCCCGATTTTAAGGGAAGACAGAGAGCCGCTGGCACTTCTTCTCTGTTCCAGAACCGGACAGCATTTATCCGAGATGGAATTGGGATGCGCTAAACTGGTCGCTGCCGTAATTGCAAACAAAATTAAGTAA
- a CDS encoding ABC transporter permease: MLNMIKMDLYRMVRTKSMYVVWIVMAAAIFFSTSMSKLDIDTMNKEAEQQQTESIAETVKPETINMGMSVFLPTQPGEKVTVFDQVYANLQAKFVALFLVIFTVLFSSADIGSGYIKNIGGQVRSRRNLIFSKASVLFVYTTVTMLLYFIIQIIAQQMYFGYLEWGNGSELLRYFGIQILLHYALVLISMAIAVVLNSNVFSMTIVICLCMNTMIVLYGVINHLIQKAGVENFQILKYTVTGKIALLSMSPTNKECLTAVVIAAAFGIVVTLLTAWVFRKRDI; the protein is encoded by the coding sequence ATGCTTAATATGATAAAAATGGATCTGTACCGGATGGTCCGGACAAAAAGTATGTATGTGGTATGGATTGTGATGGCGGCAGCTATATTCTTCTCCACATCCATGTCGAAACTGGATATTGATACGATGAACAAGGAAGCGGAACAACAGCAGACAGAAAGCATTGCAGAAACAGTGAAACCAGAAACCATCAATATGGGAATGTCCGTATTCCTGCCGACACAGCCGGGAGAAAAAGTAACGGTCTTTGATCAGGTATATGCAAACCTGCAGGCGAAGTTTGTGGCGTTGTTTCTGGTGATTTTTACAGTGCTGTTTTCCAGTGCAGATATAGGAAGCGGTTATATTAAAAATATCGGCGGGCAGGTAAGGAGCCGGAGAAACCTGATCTTTTCCAAAGCTTCCGTGTTGTTTGTGTATACGACTGTTACCATGCTGCTTTATTTCATCATTCAGATTATTGCACAGCAGATGTACTTCGGATATCTGGAGTGGGGGAATGGAAGCGAGTTGCTGAGATACTTTGGTATTCAGATTTTGCTTCATTATGCACTGGTACTAATCAGTATGGCGATTGCGGTGGTTTTGAACAGCAACGTGTTCAGCATGACGATTGTTATCTGCCTGTGCATGAATACCATGATTGTCTTATACGGAGTGATCAATCATTTGATCCAGAAGGCAGGTGTGGAGAATTTCCAGATTTTGAAATATACAGTGACAGGAAAGATTGCACTTTTATCCATGTCACCGACCAATAAGGAATGCCTGACGGCAGTTGTGATTGCGGCGGCGTTCGGAATCGTGGTTACATTACTGACAGCATGGGTATTCAGAAAGAGAGATATCTAA
- a CDS encoding helix-turn-helix domain-containing protein produces the protein MRKAALTEAQIRKHLADNLSYLRQAKTPKLSQKAVARILNLPPKTIMNYENANSSPMAYAVLRLAVYYGCTMEELLTKNLRKERKNIT, from the coding sequence ATGAGAAAAGCAGCACTCACAGAAGCCCAGATCCGAAAGCATCTGGCAGATAATCTGTCTTATCTCCGGCAAGCCAAAACACCGAAGTTATCACAAAAGGCAGTTGCCAGAATCTTAAATCTTCCCCCGAAAACCATTATGAATTATGAAAATGCAAACTCCTCCCCGATGGCTTATGCCGTCCTTCGCCTTGCTGTGTATTACGGCTGCACGATGGAGGAACTGCTGACAAAAAATCTAAGAAAAGAAAGGAAGAATATCACGTGA
- a CDS encoding single-stranded DNA-binding protein, with protein MSAILTILGRATRDPEMQQGKNSGTEYVSLDIAVSQRGQDGKEETIYYQCYFNKFLAERLAKAGVKKGTGLMIYGDLELHPFIYQKGKNAGQANAGPRINVKDWHFVPSNRSDSNTGHPGANQNSQPNGGAATPGAAGNGSYPMQGNPNGSYQNQAMPGGYPQQGMAPANGAYTPPANGGQYQAPPNGTGQPQSSYPPQGSYTGMPNYGGMPGSQPTDGFQNVPEQMASQLPY; from the coding sequence ATGTCAGCAATTTTAACAATTTTAGGGAGGGCCACAAGAGATCCTGAGATGCAGCAAGGAAAAAATTCCGGTACGGAATATGTTTCTCTGGACATTGCAGTTTCACAGCGAGGCCAGGATGGAAAGGAAGAAACCATTTACTATCAGTGCTATTTTAACAAGTTCCTTGCAGAACGCTTAGCAAAAGCAGGCGTAAAGAAAGGAACCGGGCTGATGATCTATGGTGATCTGGAGCTTCATCCGTTCATTTATCAGAAAGGAAAGAATGCGGGGCAGGCAAATGCCGGTCCGAGGATCAATGTCAAGGACTGGCACTTTGTACCATCCAACCGTTCTGACAGCAATACCGGACATCCGGGTGCAAACCAGAACAGCCAGCCGAATGGTGGTGCGGCAACGCCCGGTGCAGCCGGCAATGGCAGCTACCCAATGCAGGGAAATCCCAATGGCAGCTACCAGAATCAGGCAATGCCTGGCGGCTATCCACAGCAGGGAATGGCTCCTGCTAACGGTGCCTACACGCCTCCTGCAAATGGCGGACAGTATCAGGCTCCGCCAAACGGAACCGGTCAGCCACAGAGCAGCTACCCGCCGCAGGGCAGTTATACCGGAATGCCAAATTACGGAGGTATGCCGGGCAGTCAGCCAACTGACGGCTTTCAAAATGTGCCGGAACAGATGGCATCCCAGTTGCCCTATTAA
- a CDS encoding vWA domain-containing protein — MNHSQRNLKKLIRAKEDSIADEELFLSAAYQKYQTSLARAVTGRYRYGLQVLLDWDISEQAGVAYTDNYKVHLNAANPITQSFPTRFLRSQSLTGLTGHEVGHLLYSDFTAHAVHLRSLENGSFYPKEPELSLPAYQTALEEIKEVLEEKDKAGCLTLARCAATFQNILEDIHIEDRMCEEFHGTFRQGIELNNLRMSEQIPSIQEQIDKEYQPFSIIANLILSYCRTGNINNPTGYQGDYLDTISDCTDLLDTAMESEKGTDRMLVSNALLALTWNYIQPLIEKTREELEMHGEDSAADALEDLLGDEVSSGAPLPTGKSGAIPKNIKPASPKGSGNDEGNAPSGPRTKEDAIEEAKQVLSEEGGRIALTKTNTILDENNPGVTYVSQYQGSGYEHAAEDLFRILNDVAAEKVQEDCQTELTEELQKTANDIHYGNAHAGIHVTIHRLTSVSDYLKNEYQTVAPPLLRASKKLQSTILPLLKEEQQGGKQKNLLFGKRLDSHALYKTDGTIFTRTRLPGEEKRLAVALLIDESGSMGWGDRMTHARKTAIVLYDFCKSLGIPITIYGHSTDAGGVALYSYAEFDSVDNEDCYRLMDMCDRNGNRDGAALRFVAEHLCTRPELQKLLILISDGQPADYGYSGTEAEADLRGIKKEYEKRDVILFAAAIGDDKENIRRIYKDGFLDITKLEELPKNMAQLVKQHLK; from the coding sequence GTGAATCACAGCCAAAGAAATTTAAAGAAACTAATCCGGGCAAAAGAGGATTCCATTGCGGATGAGGAGTTATTCCTCTCCGCTGCCTATCAGAAGTACCAGACCTCCCTTGCCAGAGCCGTTACCGGACGTTACCGGTATGGACTGCAGGTACTGCTGGACTGGGACATTTCCGAACAGGCAGGCGTTGCATATACCGACAATTATAAGGTACATCTCAACGCAGCGAACCCGATCACCCAGTCTTTCCCCACCCGTTTCTTACGTTCCCAGAGCCTGACAGGGCTCACCGGGCATGAAGTGGGGCACTTACTCTATTCTGATTTCACAGCCCACGCTGTTCATCTGAGGAGTCTGGAAAACGGTTCCTTCTATCCGAAGGAGCCGGAGCTATCCCTTCCAGCTTATCAGACAGCACTGGAGGAGATCAAAGAAGTGTTAGAAGAAAAGGACAAAGCCGGATGCCTGACACTGGCACGATGCGCCGCAACTTTTCAAAACATTCTGGAAGACATCCATATTGAAGACCGTATGTGTGAGGAATTCCACGGCACCTTCCGACAGGGGATTGAACTCAATAACCTGCGTATGTCCGAACAGATTCCTTCCATACAGGAACAAATTGACAAAGAATACCAGCCATTTTCCATCATTGCCAACCTGATCCTTTCCTATTGCCGGACCGGAAACATCAACAATCCCACCGGCTATCAGGGGGATTATCTGGATACCATTTCCGATTGTACCGATCTTCTGGATACGGCAATGGAATCGGAAAAAGGCACTGACCGGATGCTGGTTTCCAATGCGCTCTTAGCCCTGACCTGGAACTATATCCAGCCGCTCATCGAAAAAACACGGGAGGAATTGGAAATGCATGGCGAGGATTCCGCTGCCGATGCTCTGGAAGATCTTCTAGGGGATGAAGTCAGCAGCGGCGCTCCTCTTCCGACCGGAAAAAGCGGTGCCATTCCAAAGAATATCAAACCAGCTTCCCCAAAAGGAAGCGGGAATGATGAGGGCAATGCTCCTTCCGGTCCACGTACCAAAGAGGATGCTATAGAGGAAGCCAAACAGGTGCTTTCGGAAGAAGGCGGGCGCATCGCTCTTACAAAGACCAATACCATTCTGGATGAAAACAACCCCGGCGTCACTTATGTCAGTCAGTATCAGGGCAGCGGCTATGAGCATGCTGCAGAGGATCTGTTCCGGATCTTGAACGATGTGGCTGCAGAAAAGGTGCAGGAAGACTGTCAGACGGAACTGACCGAGGAACTGCAGAAAACAGCCAATGATATTCATTACGGCAATGCCCATGCAGGCATCCATGTTACCATCCATCGCCTGACCAGTGTTTCCGATTACCTGAAGAATGAATACCAGACAGTTGCTCCCCCGCTCCTGCGGGCTTCCAAAAAGCTGCAAAGCACCATCCTGCCGCTTTTGAAAGAAGAACAGCAAGGCGGAAAGCAGAAGAATCTCCTGTTTGGAAAACGTCTGGACTCCCATGCTCTCTATAAGACAGACGGAACCATCTTTACCAGAACCAGACTTCCAGGAGAGGAAAAACGTCTGGCTGTTGCCCTCCTGATTGACGAGAGTGGTTCGATGGGTTGGGGTGACCGGATGACACATGCAAGAAAGACTGCCATTGTCCTTTATGATTTCTGTAAAAGCCTCGGTATCCCTATCACCATTTACGGGCATTCCACGGATGCAGGCGGCGTTGCTCTTTACTCCTATGCAGAATTTGATTCTGTGGACAATGAGGACTGTTACCGGCTGATGGATATGTGCGACCGCAACGGGAACCGGGACGGCGCAGCTCTCCGCTTCGTAGCAGAGCATTTGTGCACACGCCCGGAGCTTCAGAAGCTGCTGATCCTGATTTCTGACGGTCAGCCAGCCGATTACGGCTACAGCGGAACGGAAGCAGAGGCAGATCTGCGGGGCATCAAGAAAGAATACGAAAAACGGGATGTCATCCTGTTTGCGGCTGCCATTGGTGACGATAAGGAAAATATCCGCAGGATTTACAAGGACGGATTCCTGGATATCACGAAACTGGAAGAGCTTCCAAAGAATATGGCACAGCTTGTCAAACAGCATCTCAAATAA
- a CDS encoding ABC transporter permease, giving the protein MKAIIKRNLKNYLKNPIFWTGLIVVLISMYQTLAPYLSIHYVKPDETFRKVKMASDGDVMEGCIPATPDKERELWEKEIVKILQDTENGFGMSEAEAEAVISEMKQMEITEACQYLKTEYHFNGANYVYEDVSWYQGSPEEVNRYIRENLEKHPFSYYFGRKFTDFASLHMAFFATVLLAFLFFQDMRKNTYELLHTKPMTAFQYIAGKISSGFLIMTTALVIMNIVFIILCYATAVKSGFAMNILDFVQNSILYVLPNILMICCVYAVTALLFKNPLPAVPALVLYIIYSNMLTWDSKGQCHARPFSIMVRFPGNFFETGLPYRVYLNQLLLVAASILLMFIAVWMWKRRRVH; this is encoded by the coding sequence ATGAAAGCGATCATAAAAAGGAATCTGAAAAATTATCTTAAAAATCCGATATTTTGGACCGGTTTGATTGTTGTTTTAATCAGTATGTACCAGACACTTGCACCTTATCTGTCCATTCATTACGTGAAGCCGGATGAAACCTTCAGGAAGGTAAAAATGGCTTCCGATGGGGATGTTATGGAGGGATGTATTCCGGCAACACCGGATAAGGAGAGAGAACTGTGGGAGAAAGAGATTGTAAAGATACTTCAAGACACAGAGAATGGGTTTGGCATGTCGGAAGCAGAGGCGGAGGCAGTGATATCTGAGATGAAACAGATGGAGATTACGGAGGCGTGTCAGTATCTGAAAACGGAATACCACTTTAATGGTGCCAATTATGTGTATGAGGACGTTTCATGGTATCAGGGAAGCCCGGAGGAAGTCAATCGGTATATCAGAGAAAATCTTGAGAAACATCCATTCTCCTATTATTTCGGAAGAAAATTTACAGATTTTGCAAGCCTGCATATGGCATTCTTTGCAACGGTTCTGCTGGCGTTTTTATTTTTCCAGGATATGAGGAAAAATACTTATGAATTGCTGCACACCAAACCGATGACGGCTTTTCAATATATTGCCGGGAAAATAAGCAGTGGATTTCTCATCATGACGACGGCACTGGTCATTATGAATATCGTATTTATCATTTTGTGTTATGCCACGGCAGTAAAATCAGGATTTGCTATGAACATACTGGATTTTGTTCAGAATTCGATCCTGTATGTCCTGCCGAACATCCTGATGATCTGCTGTGTGTATGCGGTTACAGCGCTGCTGTTTAAGAATCCGCTTCCAGCGGTTCCGGCGCTGGTTCTTTATATCATTTATTCTAATATGCTGACATGGGACAGCAAAGGACAGTGTCATGCAAGACCATTCTCTATTATGGTTAGATTTCCGGGGAATTTTTTTGAAACGGGATTGCCATATCGGGTATATCTCAATCAACTGCTTCTTGTGGCAGCATCCATACTGCTCATGTTTATAGCGGTGTGGATGTGGAAAAGGAGGAGAGTACATTGA